The DNA sequence CTGATTGAGTTGTGTGCGCATTTCCTCTTCAGTGATGCGATTATCCCGTGATAAGAGCAGAgtctcagggctggctggttcagtTCGTCAGAGCGAGGGGCTGACCACGGCAAGGTCAAGCGGGGGATCCCTGTGACAGGCAGCTGCCAACCGCAAAGAAAAAGTTAGGTCTGGTCAGAATGACAGCACAGTGTCCTCGTGCTCCAAGAGCCACAGGTCCAGGAAGGCCTTTGAGCCAGGGTGCCTGCACAGCGCTGGCCACTTCCTTTCCGCTGCTGGTCACCTGGAAAGACCGGCTCCGCTGTGCTGTCCCTGGTGCTGGCAGCAGTGACAGAAGATGACACTCCCCAGCTTGTTACCGGCACCGACCCAGCGGTCCGACGACCAGCCTGAGGCTGCGGAAAAGGCCACCTCCCAGAGGTCGTGGAGGACCTCACCCGTCTCCTCCCGAAGAGGACCTCCCCCATATGGGTGCCAGGAAGGATGGCTGCCCCAGTTATTGAAGGATTTTGGAGATGGAGGTGCTTTTCCAGAGATCCACGTGGCCCAGTATCCCCTGGATATGGGACAGAGGAAAACAATGTCAAATGCGCTGGCCATTCAGGTGGATCCTGAAGGAAGAATGAAGTACAACGCAATTGCTCGACAAAGACAGGTGAGAGACAAGGTCATTTGCAGCACATACACTGGCCTGGTTCCAAAGGAAGTTACGAATGCAGATGACACAGACCTGCAGAGACCAGATGAAGAAGCTATTAAAGAGATAACAGAGAAGACACGAGCAGTCTTAGAGAAATCCGTATGGCAGAAGGTTGCCACAGCCAGGCCACTGGGCGCCGTTGATTAACCTGCTCCAGCTCGGTATATCCGATACAGCCCAGCTCAGCAAGGAGGGCCTTTCAACTCTGGAGCTACACAGAGGATTATTCGCATGGCAGAAATGCGGACAGATCCCATGGAGCCTCCAAGGTTTAAGACTAACAAGAAAATTCCCCGAGGACCACTTTCTCCTCCTGCACCTGTCATGTGTTCCCCTAGCAGACAGATGACTGTAAAGGAACAACGGGAGTGGAAGATTCCTCCCTGCATTTCTAACTGGAAAAACGCAAAGGGTTACACGATCCCACTGGACAAACGTCTGGCTGCGGATGCAACAGGACTACAGACAGCACACATCGGTGAGAAGTTTGCCAAACTCACCCAAGCCCTCTACACGGCTGAACGCAAGGCTCGAGAAGCTGTGGAAACGCGTGCCCAGGTAGAGAGAAAGATGGCTCACAAAGCCAAGGAGAGACGTGaagagaaactcagagaaatggcCCAGAAAGCCAGGGAGAGGAGAGCTGGGACCAAAAcccatgtggagaaagaggagagggaggaaatccGGCATGACAGGCGAAAAGAGAGACAGCGTGCCCGGAACCTGCCCACGGCAGCACAAGAGAAGAGGCTGAAAGTACAGAGAAGCGGAATTCGGGATGTGACCGAAGTCATTGCTCTCAGTATGGCCAATCCTCGGACGTCCAGTGAAGTTCAGTACGACCACAGGCTCTTTGACCGATCCCAAGGGGTGGACAGTGGATTTGCAGGTGCACAAGATGAACTTTACAATGTGTATGATGGAGCCTGGAGAGGTGGTCAGGGCATGGCCCAGATCATTTACAGGCCCAGCCAAAATCTGAGCAAGGACGTGTGTGCTGATGACCTAGAAGCCAGAATAAAGAGCAACAGATTTCTTCCCGACCAGGAGGTTTCTGCTTCAGACCCAAGGCAGAGAGGCCGAGAAGGACCAGTTCCGTTTGAGGAAGATCCTTTTGGTTTGGGCAACTTTTTGGAAGAAGCCAAACAGCACGGGGCCTCTAAGCGACCCTCAGagagcagcagccccagggaACGTGAGCACGAAcgcaagaggaggaggaaggaacagaCGCACATCTCTTCAGAGTAAACGAACTATCACCCAGAAACCTGAGGATGTGAATCGTAGGGGAGCCCAGTTTGTAAAGGCTCAGGATGAAAACCCAGTCCGGGTGCCAGATTCCAGCGCTTCTTTATATCACGGCAGAAAGGGGGATTAGAACTTTCTACTTAGACATTTCATTTTGTTCAAAGAGTGGGTTGTGTTTGTGCTTCCCctgccttttgtcttttttagaaCTCACATCCCCACACACGAACTGAAGACCATTTCCCATTGTGGGGCTCTGGTAGTTGGGGTCAACCTGTTGTTAAGAGCAACTGCTTCCGAGTAGAGTCACACCTGGATGAGCAGGGTCGTGTTCCCATACTAGAGCTGTCCTGCCCCATGAATTCTCCCCCTGTTGAGCTCTGTGTTAATTTGGAGTAAGGAGAATGAGCTCTTGTTTTGTTCAgcaatttgattcaaataaaaacatttagacaaaaaaataaagtttctcatTAATGATAAAAACATGTTGTGCCTGAGGTCACGTGAGTGTAACAGGAGATGATCTCATGGGAAGAAGCCAGTTCAATCACCTAGTGCCCAGCCCCCGACCTGGGACCACAGGGAAGCCCGCGCAGGACGTGCCCTTGCTCTCCAGCCCATCTGTGATTGCTCCCCCGGGCAGGAATCACCTATTTCAAAAGAGACACAAGCTTGGCAGGGGGTATGTTATTCCCACAGGATAGAGAACCCTGTGAAGGGACAAAGACAAAAAGTGAGGCCTCCATAAAGAGGCTCCCCAATGTGGTCATCAAAATCCCTCATTTGTAGAGTTCCCAGAGATGTTTCTGTTGCTACTGGGTGCAGGTGTCAGCACCCTGAGAGGAAACCCTGTGACTAGGGGAGACAGGTTAACCAATCATGCAAATAAAGGTAAAAGCCCTGCATCACAAAAAAAGAGTCCCCAGAGAGGCAGTGACGTTTGTCCCATCCCAGTAGTGGactcaggggagtcctttggcaCCATCGTAACGCCTTGAGGTGCAACAACAGCAAACACAGAGATGAGTAGCCTGGGGGAGCCTAAGGATATTtcatttcttatggttttggaggctgggaagtgcaaaggcCAGGGAAGATATTGTCTCAGATCCCTGTCCTTGGTGGTGGTTCCACGGCTATGCAGGGTGTTACACGGTGAGGTTCCCTGAAGGAGAAAGCAAACCTCTTCACTTGTTCCTTTTAAATCCATTGGAACCACACCCATTGCTGTGTACATGGGTGGATCCATTCACTAACACAGACCACACAATCGAATCATCTCTTACAGGGCCCCAACTTTCAATGACCACGATACGAGTTCCTACACTCTAAGCTCAACCCCGTCTGTGATGGCGTTTCCAATACGTTCAACATTGGGGTCTTCCTCAGCCCCATCCGTCTGTGTCCCTTTCCTGGGGCATGGGTGGATTTCTAAAGGCGGAGGTCTCATTGTCACTGTGTGCACAGGATCTTCCTAGGGTGGGGAATGGACTTCAGAATGCGAAGGCTTCCCCGGGCTACTCATCTCTGTGTTTGCTGTTGTCGTGCGTCAAGGCGTCACGGTGGtgccaaaggactcccctgagtCCCCTACTGGGATGGGACAAAAGTCACTGCCTCTCTGGGGACTCTATTTTTGTGATGCAGGGGTTTTACCTTTATTTGCATGATTGGTTTACCTGTCGCCCTAGTCACAGGGTTTCCTCTCAGGGTGCTGACACCTGCACGCAGTAGCAACAGAAACATCTCTGGGAACTCTGCAAAAGAGGGATTTTGATGACCACATTGGGGAGCCTCTTTATGGAGGCCTCGCTTTTTGTCTTTATCCCTTCACAGGGTTCTCTATCCTGTGGGAAGTAAAATACCCCCTGCCAAGCTTGTGTCTCTTTTGAAATAGGTGATTCCTGCCCGGGGGAGCAATCACAGATGGGCTGGAGAGCAAGGGCACGTCCTGCGCGGGCTACCCTGTGCTCCCAGGTCGGGGGCTGGGCACTAGGTGATTGAACTGGCTTCTTCCCATGAGATCATCTCCTGTTACACCCACGTGACCTCAGGCACAACATGTTTTTATCATTAatgagaaactttatttttttgtttaaatgtttttatttgaatcaaattgcTGAACAAAACAAGAGTTCATTCTCGTTACTCCAAATTAACACAGAGCTCAACAGGGGGAGAATTCACGGGGCAGGACAGCTCTAGTATGGGAACACGACCCTGCTCATGCAGGTGTGACTCTACTCAGAAGCAGTTGCTCTTAACAACAGGTTGACCCCAACTACCAGAGCCCCACAATGGGAAATGGTCTTCAGTTCGTGTGTGGGGATGTGAGttctaaaaaagacaaaaggcagGGGAAGCACAAACACAACCCACTCTTTGAACAAAATGAAATGTCTAAGTAGAAAGTTCTAATCCCCCTTTCTGCCGTGATATAAAGAAGTGCTGGAATCTGGCACCTGGACTGGGTTTTCATCCTGAGCCTTTACAAACTGGGCCCCCCTAAGATTCACATCCTCAGGTTTCTGGGTGATAGTTCGTTTACTCTGAAGAGATGTACGTCTattgcttcctcctcctcttgcgTTCGTGCTCacgtttcctggggctgctgctctCTGAGCGTCGCTTAGAGGCCCCGTGCTGTTTGGCTTCTTCCAAAAAGTTGCCCAAACCAAAAGGATCTTCCTCAAATGGAACTGGTCCTTCTCGGCCTCTCTGCCTTGGGTCTGAAGCAGAAACCTCCTGGTCGGGAAGAAATCTGTTGCTCTTTATTCTGGCTTCTAGGTCATCAGCACACACGTCCTTGCTCAGATTTTGGCTGGGCCTGTAAATGATCTGGGCCACGCCCTGACCACCTGTCCAGGCTCGATCATAAACATTGTAAGTTTCATCTTGTCCTCCTGCAAATCCACTGTCCACCCCTTGGGATCGGTCAAAGAGCCTGTGGTCGTACTGAACTTCACTGGACGTCCGAGGATTGGCCATACTGAGAGCAATGACTTCGGTCACGTCCCGAATTCCACTTCTCTGTACTTTCAGCCTCTTCTCTGGCGCTGCCGTGGGCAGGTTCC is a window from the Cynocephalus volans isolate mCynVol1 chromosome 9, mCynVol1.pri, whole genome shotgun sequence genome containing:
- the LOC134385662 gene encoding LOW QUALITY PROTEIN: SNW domain-containing protein 1-like (The sequence of the model RefSeq protein was modified relative to this genomic sequence to represent the inferred CDS: substituted 1 base at 1 genomic stop codon), which encodes MTLPSLLPAPTQRSDDQPEAAEKATSQRSWRTSPVSSRRGPPPYGCQEGWLPQLLKDFGDGGAFPEIHVAQYPLDMGQRKTMSNALAIQVDPEGRMKYNAIARQRQVRDKVICSTYTGLVPKEVTNADDTDLQRPDEEAIKEITEKTRAVLEKSVWQKVATARPLGAVDXPAPARYIRYSPAQQGGPFNSGATQRIIRMAEMRTDPMEPPRFKTNKKIPRGPLSPPAPVMCSPSRQMTVKEQREWKIPPCISNWKNAKGYTIPLDKRLAADATGLQTAHIGEKFAKLTQALYTAERKAREAVETRAQVERKMAHKAKERREEKLREMAQKARERRAGTKTHVEKEEREEIRHDRRKERQRARNLPTAAQEKRLKVQRSGIRDVTEVIALSMANPRTSSEVQYDHRLFDRSQGVDSGFAGAQDELYNVYDGAWRGGQGMAQIIYRPSQNLSKDVCADDLEARIKSNRFLPDQEVSASDPRQRGREGPVPFEEDPFGLGNFLEEAKQHGASKRPSESSSPREREHERKRRRKEQTHISSE